Genomic segment of Coffea arabica cultivar ET-39 chromosome 1e, Coffea Arabica ET-39 HiFi, whole genome shotgun sequence:
GCTACAATAGCTTGGGGATTGCGCAAATGTTCTCGTGCCATCGTACTGGTGCTGATATTCCTTATAGCAATGAAACCTGGTTTCATCCATGCCGTGTATGGTATGTCAGCACAGATACTGTCATTCTTCTACACTAATGATATCTGCAATTGGCTAGGGCAGTTCATTCTGTGTGGTTAATTGAGTTATAGGAGGGATTGGATTAGGAGCATTTGTCCAATCTGATTCTGTACAGTTTTTTAAATTTGTCTCAAATCCTGTCATCTTTTGCAGTGATATTCTTCTTCATGTATCTTTTGAGCCATGAAATCAGTAAAAGAACGCGCCAATCTCTGATTCTTCTTTGTGAGGCTAATTTTGCCATACTGTACATTCTTCAGCTTAATTTGGTCTCAAAAACTCTGGAGAAGAAAGGCTCCTTAAGCATGGGAATCCTTTCTCAGTTAGGTACGGTTATCTGCATCATGGAAACTTATGTTTTGGGAGGTGTGGAATAAGGGTGTGCCCCTGCCAGAGGGTAGTTAAAGTGACAGATAGAAAAtcatatctctctctctctctctcactgcTTTTAAATTTCTTGGCCATATATGATTTTTACTTAATGTTCTTTGGCAAAATTCTGTAGGTCTCCTTGAAAGTGATAGTTCTTGGGATTTCCTCGAAATAGCTCTGCTCGCATGCTTTTGTGCAATTCATAATCATGGGTTCGAAATGTTGTTTTCATTTTCTGCAATCGTACAGCACACACCCAGTCCTCCAGTTGGATTTAGCATTTTGAGAGCTGGATTGAATAAATCAGTTTTGCTGTCAGTCTATGCCACCTCAAGCACCAGGGACAGTCATGACAATGCCTCCCATGGTAAATCTTGCCGCAATTTGCTTCATTACTCGACATTTTATATGTAGTCATTGCGTAATATAGTTTGTTGCTGAAATCGGTTCCTGGATCTGTGGGTTTGTCCTTGATGGATTTTTTTAGCTGATTATGGATTCTGATTTTGGATAATGAGTTTTTGTGATGTTTCGCTTGCTTTTGCATTCAGataatagattttttttaatagctAAAATCCATAATCAACCAAAGAGTAGCTTTTTCTGATTCTGATTATTCTATATAATCACTTTTGATAATCAAAAATAGCAAAATCTAGAGTAAACGAGACCAGGGCCTATGTCATGATAAGCtgttttttgtcaattttttttcctaagtGGCTGATCATGAATTAGTTATTTATAGAGGCATCCCTGTCACTTCTTCGTTTCTTCGACTGGGAGATGGGGTTGCATTTAAGTTTTACATTTCGGGTTAACTAAGAATAAAGGAATACTGTTTCCATTCTCTTcattttttattgctttattacTAGCTTGCTATTGTTTCAGATTGATTTTTGTTGCTCTTGTTTCAGAGAAAAGAATTGCTCTGTATCTTGGCGCGATAGGGAAGAAATTTTTGTCTGTGTATAGATCATTTGGAACCTACATCGCGTTTCTGACCATTCTTCTAACAGTTTACCTGGTGAGGCCTAATTGTTTGGCATTTGGGTACATTTTCCTTCTCCTTGTCTGGATTATCGGAAGACAACTTGTGGAAAGAACAAAACGACGTCTTTGGTTTCCACTAAAAGCGTATGCAATCATAGTCTTCATTTTCGTCTATAGTTTGAGCATTTTCCCCACTTTTGAGGCTTGGATGTCTGCAAAATTCAATCTTCAgttgtattttggctataacccCGGTTCTTCATTACTGGAAAATGTTTGGGAGTCTTTAGCAATTGTAGTCGTAATGCAACTTTATAGCTATGAGAGGAGACAGAGCAAAAGTGTTAGATCAGAGGAATcagatttttctcaatttgggATTTTGGGGTTCATCAGACGCTGCCTAATCTGGCACAGTCATAAGATCCTGTTGATTGCATTGTTTTATGCTTCATTATCTCCAATAAGCGCATTTGGTGTTTTGTACCTTCTTGGTGTTGTCTTTTGTTCAACTTTATCTAAAGCTTCCCGAATTCCATCCAAATCATTCTTGATCTATACGGGTGTTCTAGTGACATCTGAGTATCTGTTTCAGATGTGGGGTGAATATGCTGAAATGTTTCCTGGACAAAGGCACTATGATCTATCCCTCCTCCTGGGGTTTCAGGTATACAAACCAAATTTCTGGGGTATAGAAGCTGGCTTGAGGGCAAAAGTTCTTGTGATTGCTGCATGTACCCTTCAGTATAATGTCTTCCATTGGTTGGAGAGGATGCCCACTTTTCTTGTAGATGTAGTTAATTCGGAGGAGCCTTGCCCACTTTTTGTCTCTGCAGAAGACGTCCTACCTGTTGTTTCAGTGCCCAATGGTGAAAATGACGCATCATCAAGTTTCAATGAACGATCTTCAAGAAAGATAGGAGTCACGAGTAGTTCATTGCCTACATTCAGCCCTGGTCTTTACCAATCATCTCATGATGTGTCCACGGCTGGAGTAGGATATAAGGATCACAATACTAGAAAATACTCATTTGGGCATATATGGGGGAGTGTGAAGGAGAGTCATAAGTGGAACAAGAAGAGGATTCTTGCCTTGAGAAGGGAGAGGTTTGAAATCCAAAAGACTACCTTGAAGATATATTTGAAGTTTTGGATAGAGAACATGTTTAACCTTTTTGGCCTTGAGATCAACATGATTGCTCTACTATTGGCCAGTTTTGCTCTTCTGAATGCAATTTCTTTGCTCTATATTGTATCACTTGCAGCTTGTGCTCTTTTAGAGCGGCATATACTTCGGAAACTATGGCCAATGTTCGTCTTCTTGTTTTCTCTTATCCTTGTGTTTGAATACTTTGCCATGTGGAAGCACCTCATGCCGTTGGATCCACATGTTTCAAGTGACACTAATGTGCATTGCCATGATTGCTGGAAAATCTCAAACTTATATTTTGCTCATTGCAGGAGCTGTTGGTTGGGTATGAATCTGTAATTCATGTTGAACTTCTCAGATTAGATGTATTATCCACTGCCCATGTTCTTTTTTCCCTATTTGCTAAGTATTTGACTGCTCAATTATAGAATTTCAAAAACTTGATCTAGCACGTAGTTTCTGAAAGGGTGGTCTTGCACTCACTCACACACACTCTCTTTGTCTCTCACAGAGACACACATGCAGACACCCACACAGACATGTGTGCACATTTTGGGGCTGGTCAATACGGGCTTGGTGGTATGAGGTATTTTAGCATGGTAATAGCTACATCTCAGGCTTCACTTGCATTAGTTGGGAATATAGtttgaaaagattttttttccttcctctcATTTTTTATCTTTCTTCCAGTTGAGTTTAGGCTGAGACATCCTTTTTTCTTTGTGGAGGCCCCCCCTGGCCTTATTCTTCTgctaatcattttttctttatcAAATTTCCTGTATACAAAAGTTCCTATTTTTTCAGTTACATTTAATTTTCGAGGTGGCCTAGTAGATAAATGAACATAGTGCACTTCTGAGACAATACCTAACCACGTGCTGAATTTTCCATTTCCTGTCAAGTACTGATTTTCTGATGTATCTAATTCAACCAAGACTTATATTTAACTGCTTATTTTGTTGCAGGGCTTATTGTTGATGATCCCCGAATGCTGATTAGCTGCTTTGTCGTCTTCCTGCTTGCATGTTTTAAGCTCCGTGCAGATTGTGCTTCAAGTTTCTCTGGATCATTTACATATCGCCAGATggtttctcaaaggaaaaacgCTTTTGTTTGGAGAGATCTGTCATTTGAAACCAAAAGCATGTGGACTTTCCTTGACTATTTGCGGCTTTATTGCTATTGTCATCTGTTAGATCTTGTGCTTGCTTTGGTTCTGATTACAGGAACCCTTGAATATGATATTCTGCACCTAGGATatcttgcttttgctttgatttTCTTTCGGATGAGGCTTAcgatattaaaaaagaaaaacagcatcTTTAAGTATCTGCGCATATACAATTTTGGAGTTATTGTTCTTTCTCTTGCATATCAATCTCCTTTTGTGGGTGATTTTAGTGGGGGAAAGTGTGAAACTATTGATTACATATATGAGGTGATTGGATTCTACAAATATGACTATGGGTTCCGGATAACCTCCAGATCTGCTTTAGTTGAGATAGTCATTTTTGTTCTGGTATCACTACAGTCATACATGTTTTCCTCCCCTGAGTTTGATTATGTATTTCGGTATCTTGAAGCGGAGCAAATTGGGGCTATTGTACATGAGCAAGAGAAGAAAGCTGCATGGAAAACTGAACAGTTTCTTCACATTCGTGAATCTGAAGAGAAAAAGCGCCAGCGCAACTTCCAAGTAGAGAAGATGAAGTCCGAGATGCTTAATTTACAAATCCAGCTTCATAATATGAACTCTACATCTGCGTGTGATGACTCTTCTCCTGCAAGTGAAGGGCTTAGAAAGAGGAAGAATGCCACAGTAAATACAAATATGAACAGTGGAATTCTTGAAAAGCAGGATATTAATACTCATCCTGATTCAGGTTTTGCATTCGATCTGTATGGTTCTCCAAGTAATGTAAGAGGAGAGAGTCCTTTTACAATGGAATTTGCAAAGCAACCAATAGAATCTCCTCTTGGAGAGATCACTGAGCTTGAggaatgtacaagtgaaggttcaTTTCTGGAGTCTGACAGAGAAAGGAAAGGCAGAGGCCAAGCAAGTGAAAACCCTTTAGTCTCTGCTGTACAGTTGATTGGTGATGGTGtttctcaagtgcaatcaataGGAAACCAAGCAGTTAACAATATTGTGAGCTTTCTTAATATTGCACCTGAAGATTCAGATACAAATGAGCACACAGCTGCTGAGGATGGGGTCTTTCAGGAGAGTGAGAGCCAAAATGTGAGGTACGCATGCTTGGATCGTGCCTCTTCTGTGCAATCTGACAGAAGTAGAGCATCTGATACTGCAAGTTTGCAGATTGGAAGGATCTTTGGCCATATTTGGTCTCAGATGCGGTCGAATAATGATGTTGTTTGTTACATTTGCTTTGTACTGGTATTTCTGTGGAACTTTAGTTTGCTTTCGATGGTTTATTTGGCAGCTCTATTCTTGTATGCTCTTTGTGTCAACACAGGGCCAAGTTACACTTTTTGGGTTATCATGCTAATCTACACTGAAATTTATATATTGATTCAGTACCTGTATCAAATTGTGATCCAACATTGTGGTTTCAGCATCCAGTCAAGCCTTCTTCAAGAACTTGGGTTTCCAACAAAGAGGATAAAGTCATCATTTGTGATAAGTACATTGCCTCTTTTTCTAGTGTATCTATTTACTCTTGTTCAGAGCTCTATAACTGCCAAAGACGGTGAATGGTTTTCGCCAGGGTTTAGTAAGGGGAGATTGTTGCACCGCAAGGAGGTTCTGCAGGTTTCTACTTTGAGTGGGACAGCAAAGGAGCTGGTCCAGCTAGTGGAAAAAATGGTCAAAATGGTGATTAGCAGCTGCAGTACATATTGGAAATCACTGACACAGGAAGCAGAATCTCCTCCATACTTTGTCCAGTTGTCTATGGATGTTCATTTGTGGCCAGAAGATGGAATTCAACCAGAGAGGATAGAATCTGGAATTAATCGTCTGCTACAGCTTGTTCATGATGAGAGatgcaaaaatgaaaatcattgTTCTTGTGCTAGTAGGGTTCAAATTCAAAGTATTGAAAAGAGTACAGAAAACCCAAATGTTGCCTTAGCTGTTTTTGAGGTGGTTTATGCCTCACGTAGTGAGGAATGTAATGCCAAAGAACAGTACGAGTCCCTAACACCAGCGGCTGATGTAGCAAAAGAGATCCTTGAAGCACATAATGCTGGTTTTACAGAGGGAATTGGATTTCCTTACCATATAATCTCTGCTATTGGAGGTGGTAAAAGAGAAGTTGATCTCTATGCCTACATATTTGGTGCAGACTTGtctgttttctttttggttGCTATTTTTTATCAATCTGTCATAAAAAACAAAACTGAGTTTCTCGAGGTTTATCAGCTTGAGGACCAATTTCCCAAAGAGTTCGTATTTATTCTAATGGTATGTATAtattaccttttttttctttgccttttgATTTCCTAAAAATAATGTTGAAATCTTGTAGCTAAAAGAAAATATGAAGAGCTAGGATGAAATAATTTACTTAATCAACCTGGCCTATTTGCAGTAGCAAGCAGATGCTTTGGCCTAGTTAGCAATCTTGATACTTCATTTGAATATTTCTTATTTTGGTTGAGCAATGCTTTTTGATTGTTATAGCAGTGGATAATATTATGTGTTTTATAGCTGCATTCCTTTAAGATTATCTAACTTGTAATAAATTTTATTCCCATGTTTATGCAGGCTATCTTCTTCTTGATCGTAGTTGATCGTGTTATCTACCTCTGTTCTTTTGCCACAGGAAAAGTTATATTCTATCTGTTCAATCTTATCCTTTTTACCTGTGCGGTCACACAGTATGCCTGGCACATGGATACCTCCCAGCAAAACACTGCAGGTTTAGCTCTTCGTGCAATATATCTGACTAAAGCAATTTCTCTGTCACTACAAGCTATGCAAATCCGATATGGGGTACCACATAAGAGCATCCTGTACCGGCAGTTCCTCACCAGCAAAGTTTCCCGAGTGAATTATCTAGGTTATCGGCTTTACCGTGCCCTGCCTTTTCTATATGAACTACGATGTGTTCTTGATTGGTCGTGCACTACAACAGCATTGACAATGTATGATTGGCTGAAGGTGAGGTTATCCAATGTTTTGTTTTCTGCTATACCTTGGTAAGGTGCAAAAAGACTTTCAATAAGTGCATCTTGTGAGCATGATCATCGTTGTCTGGCCTCATATGTGCTTGAAGTTTGTGAATGGCCCTGCCAGGTTCATAAAAAATTCAAGTTCTATAAAAGgcaaaatggaccaaattaagCCATTGAATGGAGTTACTGAATACATATATGTGGCACAAAACTTTTTGTGGGTAGGTTGTCCAGCATCTTTGTCAAAGCTAAAACACAATCTCTTTGCATCATCCAAATGAGTGGACTTTACAACACAACACAGATGTCAAAACCTTGCAATGGAGCTTTTCAATCTTTAAGAAAAATGGTCTTTATAAGTCAAAATTGGTTATGAATTTCAGTTTAGTCTACATTCTTTGTTCTAACCACATTTTTGTACTTTGATTTGTTCCTCTGGCATCTGCACGAAAGCGAAATTGAAGTTGGTTGTACAGCCTAATTATTCTAAGGTGACATAATAAATTAAGGACCTAATATACCAATCATCCTGAATGATTGGTATGGTTTGTTGGACTAAGCTGGTTATTATTGCATTTCCAATGGATGCTTGGAATTCTTCAGGCAGCCTTTTGTTGTGTTACTGCTTGGAGCTGTTATTTCTATTGTGGAATCAATGGCTTTGACCTGGTTGTCTCTAGGATAGCTCTTTCAGATTGGTTAATTAGTTTTCTTGATCTGGTAATATACAGAGATGTCAAGAAGTTGAAGGAATTGTTTTGGAGAACTGAAGTTtgtatatttctttttgtaGTTGGAGGACATTAATGCAAGCTTGTACCTCGTCAAATGTGATGCTGTTCTTAATAGGGCTAGACACAAGCAAGGGGAGAAGCAGACCAAATGGACCAAGTTTTGCAATGGGATATG
This window contains:
- the LOC113716964 gene encoding piezo-type mechanosensitive ion channel homolog isoform X8, with amino-acid sequence MQDLLELACLLVCTYILELPLREYMCIWIACICWDMEIWEMVGLWHYPIPGFFLLAQFCLGILVALGNLVNNTVFLCTSDEEGQSSKDYYKEEVNEETKVLIVATIAWGLRKCSRAIVLVLIFLIAMKPGFIHAVYVIFFFMYLLSHEISKRTRQSLILLCEANFAILYILQLNLVSKTLEKKGSLSMGILSQLGLLESDSSWDFLEIALLACFCAIHNHGFEMLFSFSAIVQHTPSPPVGFSILRAGLNKSVLLSVYATSSTRDSHDNASHEKRIALYLGAIGKKFLSVYRSFGTYIAFLTILLTVYLVRPNCLAFGYIFLLLVWIIGRQLVERTKRRLWFPLKAYAIIVFIFVYSLSIFPTFEAWMSAKFNLQLYFGYNPGSSLLENVWESLAIVVVMQLYSYERRQSKSVRSEESDFSQFGILGFIRRCLIWHSHKILLIALFYASLSPISAFGVLYLLGVVFCSTLSKASRIPSKSFLIYTGVLVTSEYLFQMWGEYAEMFPGQRHYDLSLLLGFQVYKPNFWGIEAGLRAKVLVIAACTLQYNVFHWLERMPTFLVDVVNSEEPCPLFVSAEDVLPVVSVPNGENDASSSFNERSSRKIGVTSSSLPTFSPGLYQSSHDVSTAGVGYKDHNTRKYSFGHIWGSVKESHKWNKKRILALRRERFEIQKTTLKIYLKFWIENMFNLFGLEINMIALLLASFALLNAISLLYIVSLAACALLERHILRKLWPMFVFLFSLILVFEYFAMWKHLMPLDPHVSSDTNVHCHDCWKISNLYFAHCRSCWLGLIVDDPRMLISCFVVFLLACFKLRADCASSFSGSFTYRQMVSQRKNAFVWRDLSFETKSMWTFLDYLRLYCYCHLLDLVLALVLITGTLEYDILHLGYLAFALIFFRMRLTILKKKNSIFKYLRIYNFGVIVLSLAYQSPFVGDFSGGKCETIDYIYEVIGFYKYDYGFRITSRSALVEIVIFVLVSLQSYMFSSPEFDYVFRYLEAEQIGAIVHEQEKKAAWKTEQFLHIRESEEKKRQRNFQVEKMKSEMLNLQIQLHNMNSTSACDDSSPASEGLRKRKNATVNTNMNSGILEKQDINTHPDSGFAFDLYGSPSNVRGESPFTMEFAKQPIESPLGEITELEECTSEGSFLESDRERKGRGQASENPLVSAVQLIGDGVSQVQSIGNQAVNNIVSFLNIAPEDSDTNEHTAAEDGVFQESESQNVRYACLDRASSVQSDRSRASDTASLQIGRIFGHIWSQMRSNNDVVCYICFVLVFLWNFSLLSMVYLAALFLYALCVNTGPSYTFWVIMLIYTEIYILIQYLYQIVIQHCGFSIQSSLLQELGFPTKRIKSSFVISTLPLFLVYLFTLVQSSITAKDGEWFSPGFSKGRLLHRKEVLQVSTLSGTAKELVQLVEKMVKMVISSCSTYWKSLTQEAESPPYFVQLSMDVHLWPEDGIQPERIESGINRLLQLVHDERCKNENHCSCASRVQIQSIEKSTENPNVALAVFEVVYASRSEECNAKEQYESLTPAADVAKEILEAHNAGFTEGIGFPYHIISAIGGGKREVDLYAYIFGADLSVFFLVAIFYQSVIKNKTEFLEVYQLEDQFPKEFVFILMAIFFLIVVDRVIYLCSFATGKVIFYLFNLILFTCAVTQYAWHMDTSQQNTAGLALRAIYLTKAISLSLQAMQIRYGVPHKSILYRQFLTSKVSRVNYLGYRLYRALPFLYELRCVLDWSCTTTALTMYDWLKLEDINASLYLVKCDAVLNRARHKQGEKQTKWTKFCNGICLFFILICVIWAPMLMYSSGNPTNIANPINDATVQLDIKTGGGRLTLYQTTLCEKISWDQLNTVIDLDPQGYLDTYNVRDIQLVCCQSDASTLWLVPHLVQRRFLRSLNEEMNIKFSWILTRDRPKGKEVVKYERTVDPMDCPKPSEVEAVFNGTSSSFRVRNVYPRYFRVTGSGDVRPFEQEANDVSADLVLNNGNLEWWSFHDINSLDVSGCGGLKGPMAIIVSEETPQGFLGETLSKFSIWGLYITFVLAVGRFIRLQCSDLRMRIPYENLPSCDRLIAICEDIYAARAEGELGVEEILYWTLVKIYRSPHMLLEYTKPD
- the LOC113716964 gene encoding piezo-type mechanosensitive ion channel homolog isoform X4, whose protein sequence is MESFLGDFVLPLLLLIAGLLNWSLISFINLVASLVIRFVARKRGFRFRCRNSLLWCIFLFSLIVIFSQVTFLVISAIMGSEWTVADAWWMKLIGLMKLQSWRSPLVVYLLIIQLLVAVIALTEIQWNRFGFFRLQDSCWACFSSVVEHIGSRLRVASCLLLPGIQLVVGISNPSWLSLPFFVCSCVGLVDWSLTSNFLGLFRWWKLLWLYAGFSICLLYVYQLPVGFPEIFNAIANFVGLYKLSPKSDLQEISSSLSLMAFYHVLSCVKCDLEEMDFLMSIREGSLTEQLLPSRHPFFIRELRSGVRHANVFLRRTVFRFFTINFFTYGFPVSLFALTFWSFHFASICAFGLLAYVGYILYVFPSLFRLHRLNGLLLVFILLWAVSTYVFNVAFAFMNWKLGKDMEIWEMVGLWHYPIPGFFLLAQFCLGILVALGNLVNNTVFLCTSDEEGQSSKDYYKEEVNEETKVLIVATIAWGLRKCSRAIVLVLIFLIAMKPGFIHAVYVIFFFMYLLSHEISKRTRQSLILLCEANFAILYILQLNLVSKTLEKKGSLSMGILSQLGLLESDSSWDFLEIALLACFCAIHNHGFEMLFSFSAIVQHTPSPPVGFSILRAGLNKSVLLSVYATSSTRDSHDNASHEKRIALYLGAIGKKFLSVYRSFGTYIAFLTILLTVYLMWGEYAEMFPGQRHYDLSLLLGFQVYKPNFWGIEAGLRAKVLVIAACTLQYNVFHWLERMPTFLVDVVNSEEPCPLFVSAEDVLPVVSVPNGENDASSSFNERSSRKIGVTSSSLPTFSPGLYQSSHDVSTAGVGYKDHNTRKYSFGHIWGSVKESHKWNKKRILALRRERFEIQKTTLKIYLKFWIENMFNLFGLEINMIALLLASFALLNAISLLYIVSLAACALLERHILRKLWPMFVFLFSLILVFEYFAMWKHLMPLDPHVSSDTNVHCHDCWKISNLYFAHCRSCWLGLIVDDPRMLISCFVVFLLACFKLRADCASSFSGSFTYRQMVSQRKNAFVWRDLSFETKSMWTFLDYLRLYCYCHLLDLVLALVLITGTLEYDILHLGYLAFALIFFRMRLTILKKKNSIFKYLRIYNFGVIVLSLAYQSPFVGDFSGGKCETIDYIYEVIGFYKYDYGFRITSRSALVEIVIFVLVSLQSYMFSSPEFDYVFRYLEAEQIGAIVHEQEKKAAWKTEQFLHIRESEEKKRQRNFQVEKMKSEMLNLQIQLHNMNSTSACDDSSPASEGLRKRKNATVNTNMNSGILEKQDINTHPDSGFAFDLYGSPSNVRGESPFTMEFAKQPIESPLGEITELEECTSEGSFLESDRERKGRGQASENPLVSAVQLIGDGVSQVQSIGNQAVNNIVSFLNIAPEDSDTNEHTAAEDGVFQESESQNVRYACLDRASSVQSDRSRASDTASLQIGRIFGHIWSQMRSNNDVVCYICFVLVFLWNFSLLSMVYLAALFLYALCVNTGPSYTFWVIMLIYTEIYILIQYLYQIVIQHCGFSIQSSLLQELGFPTKRIKSSFVISTLPLFLVYLFTLVQSSITAKDGEWFSPGFSKGRLLHRKEVLQVSTLSGTAKELVQLVEKMVKMVISSCSTYWKSLTQEAESPPYFVQLSMDVHLWPEDGIQPERIESGINRLLQLVHDERCKNENHCSCASRVQIQSIEKSTENPNVALAVFEVVYASRSEECNAKEQYESLTPAADVAKEILEAHNAGFTEGIGFPYHIISAIGGGKREVDLYAYIFGADLSVFFLVAIFYQSVIKNKTEFLEVYQLEDQFPKEFVFILMAIFFLIVVDRVIYLCSFATGKVIFYLFNLILFTCAVTQYAWHMDTSQQNTAGLALRAIYLTKAISLSLQAMQIRYGVPHKSILYRQFLTSKVSRVNYLGYRLYRALPFLYELRCVLDWSCTTTALTMYDWLKLEDINASLYLVKCDAVLNRARHKQGEKQTKWTKFCNGICLFFILICVIWAPMLMYSSGNPTNIANPINDATVQLDIKTGGGRLTLYQTTLCEKISWDQLNTVIDLDPQGYLDTYNVRDIQLVCCQSDASTLWLVPHLVQRRFLRSLNEEMNIKFSWILTRDRPKGKEVVKYERTVDPMDCPKPSEVEAVFNGTSSSFRVRNVYPRYFRVTGSGDVRPFEQEANDVSADLVLNNGNLEWWSFHDINSLDVSGCGGLKGPMAIIVSEETPQGFLGETLSKFSIWGLYITFVLAVGRFIRLQCSDLRMRIPYENLPSCDRLIAICEDIYAARAEGELGVEEILYWTLVKIYRSPHMLLEYTKPD
- the LOC113716964 gene encoding piezo-type mechanosensitive ion channel homolog isoform X9; the encoded protein is MKPGFIHAVYVIFFFMYLLSHEISKRTRQSLILLCEANFAILYILQLNLVSKTLEKKGSLSMGILSQLGLLESDSSWDFLEIALLACFCAIHNHGFEMLFSFSAIVQHTPSPPVGFSILRAGLNKSVLLSVYATSSTRDSHDNASHEKRIALYLGAIGKKFLSVYRSFGTYIAFLTILLTVYLVRPNCLAFGYIFLLLVWIIGRQLVERTKRRLWFPLKAYAIIVFIFVYSLSIFPTFEAWMSAKFNLQLYFGYNPGSSLLENVWESLAIVVVMQLYSYERRQSKSVRSEESDFSQFGILGFIRRCLIWHSHKILLIALFYASLSPISAFGVLYLLGVVFCSTLSKASRIPSKSFLIYTGVLVTSEYLFQMWGEYAEMFPGQRHYDLSLLLGFQVYKPNFWGIEAGLRAKVLVIAACTLQYNVFHWLERMPTFLVDVVNSEEPCPLFVSAEDVLPVVSVPNGENDASSSFNERSSRKIGVTSSSLPTFSPGLYQSSHDVSTAGVGYKDHNTRKYSFGHIWGSVKESHKWNKKRILALRRERFEIQKTTLKIYLKFWIENMFNLFGLEINMIALLLASFALLNAISLLYIVSLAACALLERHILRKLWPMFVFLFSLILVFEYFAMWKHLMPLDPHVSSDTNVHCHDCWKISNLYFAHCRSCWLGLIVDDPRMLISCFVVFLLACFKLRADCASSFSGSFTYRQMVSQRKNAFVWRDLSFETKSMWTFLDYLRLYCYCHLLDLVLALVLITGTLEYDILHLGYLAFALIFFRMRLTILKKKNSIFKYLRIYNFGVIVLSLAYQSPFVGDFSGGKCETIDYIYEVIGFYKYDYGFRITSRSALVEIVIFVLVSLQSYMFSSPEFDYVFRYLEAEQIGAIVHEQEKKAAWKTEQFLHIRESEEKKRQRNFQVEKMKSEMLNLQIQLHNMNSTSACDDSSPASEGLRKRKNATVNTNMNSGILEKQDINTHPDSGFAFDLYGSPSNVRGESPFTMEFAKQPIESPLGEITELEECTSEGSFLESDRERKGRGQASENPLVSAVQLIGDGVSQVQSIGNQAVNNIVSFLNIAPEDSDTNEHTAAEDGVFQESESQNVRYACLDRASSVQSDRSRASDTASLQIGRIFGHIWSQMRSNNDVVCYICFVLVFLWNFSLLSMVYLAALFLYALCVNTGPSYTFWVIMLIYTEIYILIQYLYQIVIQHCGFSIQSSLLQELGFPTKRIKSSFVISTLPLFLVYLFTLVQSSITAKDGEWFSPGFSKGRLLHRKEVLQVSTLSGTAKELVQLVEKMVKMVISSCSTYWKSLTQEAESPPYFVQLSMDVHLWPEDGIQPERIESGINRLLQLVHDERCKNENHCSCASRVQIQSIEKSTENPNVALAVFEVVYASRSEECNAKEQYESLTPAADVAKEILEAHNAGFTEGIGFPYHIISAIGGGKREVDLYAYIFGADLSVFFLVAIFYQSVIKNKTEFLEVYQLEDQFPKEFVFILMAIFFLIVVDRVIYLCSFATGKVIFYLFNLILFTCAVTQYAWHMDTSQQNTAGLALRAIYLTKAISLSLQAMQIRYGVPHKSILYRQFLTSKVSRVNYLGYRLYRALPFLYELRCVLDWSCTTTALTMYDWLKLEDINASLYLVKCDAVLNRARHKQGEKQTKWTKFCNGICLFFILICVIWAPMLMYSSGNPTNIANPINDATVQLDIKTGGGRLTLYQTTLCEKISWDQLNTVIDLDPQGYLDTYNVRDIQLVCCQSDASTLWLVPHLVQRRFLRSLNEEMNIKFSWILTRDRPKGKEVVKYERTVDPMDCPKPSEVEAVFNGTSSSFRVRNVYPRYFRVTGSGDVRPFEQEANDVSADLVLNNGNLEWWSFHDINSLDVSGCGGLKGPMAIIVSEETPQGFLGETLSKFSIWGLYITFVLAVGRFIRLQCSDLRMRIPYENLPSCDRLIAICEDIYAARAEGELGVEEILYWTLVKIYRSPHMLLEYTKPD